TGCTGGCAATTCATGTCTCTagccattatttttaatgatggcaTTGAAGGCTGCTGGAAAGTAAAAATATCTTCGGAAGATGTATTTAGAAGAGGAAGAGGTAACACAATGCATCATTATCAGCTGCCTGCACTCCCTTCCAGACCAGCTGAACATGTTTTGACTTCTTCATATGTTTGGCAAGCAAGCAGTATAGTAAATGGAAAGCACCTGGAATTTGGGGTCACACATCCTGACTCCTTTACTCACCTTGAGAGCTTGGCTAAGTTACCTAAtgtctcagagcctcagttcctTATCCATTGAATGGGAAAAGTCCTCAGGCTTGCTgtgtgaattaaatgagatcattcttCTCAGGCCTTTGGTACTCTACTTTCTCTCTAGCAGGTGCTTGGTCTTTGTTagccttcttccccctcccttgGAAATACAGTCTGGAGAAAATTTACTGATAGTTGGAAAATCAAAGAAGCATGCCAGGAAAAGAGATGCTATCAGCAATGGTACTAAGTATGCCATTTGTGTGATTTTGTTCATTACGGCATCATCAGATCTTCACCTCTCAGAGCTGAAAGGCAACTTACCTAGTCCATTTGACATGTTAGACTGGAACCCAAAATGACATTTAATGGTGTGTTAGTGTCCTCTTCATTTGGTGTGAGGACACAGAATAGATACTACGGGCTTTGCCGTTAGCAAGGGCTCTCTCCCAGTGTTCCTATAACGTCTCAGGTGCTTGGTACCTGCTATCAGCTTTTCTTAGTACTAACGGTGTATATTgttggaatgagcactgggtttggTGTCAGAAGATCTAGGTCAGTCTTCTTTCCCTTGTCATATAGTTTGATGTTTGTCTTTGGATGAGTCACTGTACCTCTCTGAACATATTTCTTGTCATTTATATAATAGATGTCCTAAGAATATTCCCTAAATACTTATCTTGACAAGGTATTGTGAGGaccaaaaaaaataagtaaagaatgAGGAAGATTGTAAACTGGACATGTCATACCATTGCTATTATTCCTGAGGCTTACTATCCCCAAGGAGAAAGCATCAGCTCTTATCAAGGATGGTGGGATGTCAGGCATTTCATAGTCCACTAGGCATGATCTAGGACAGTCAGTGTTCTTGGCACCTTCTTTGCATCGACTTTGCTGATCTAATCACATCATGTAAACAAGCACTTGCTCAATTAGAAGGGCAATATTGATACTCAGGACAATGCTCATTTTGTTGCAAACTTAACTATATTTAGCAGTTATAGTTACCGTTTGTTGGGTTGTTAAACTGTGAGAGACATGGGATCAAGAATTTGACATACATTGTTTTATAGCCAAGAGTGCCATGTGAACAATTTCAGGTCCAAGTGAAAAGGTGTTCTGTGGAGTTATGCAGTGTACAGCCTGCTTGGTTGTCCTTGGAAGCCCTGACCACAAAAACCTTATGAGGTATATTTGCACAggctttttaagtaatctcagtTATGCTAATTTATGGATAAAATATGATATTTGTAGAAATTAAGTAACAGTTCCGAGGTAATAAAGCTAACAAACAAGTAGTAGAGTCAGAATTCTAAAGTCTGTGATTTTCTTACTATCTATATGTTATTTCACGAGTTTAATGGAATTGGCAATGTCTTCTGGCAAAAGACTGCTAGAAGCACAACTGTAGTTGAACATGGGCTGTTTGGTGTTTTGGGGCTTGAAAAGTATTCATGTATTGTCTGTATTCAGACATGACTATGGAGtggtcttgtttttgtcttgatcTATCACAGTTACAGAATGGCCTCATCTGATGTTGACATATGCAGCAGGAAAACATTGGGGCCTAACTGTGAGTGCCAGGCCAGCTCCCAGTGCTGTTTCCTCCCTCGAGGTAAAAGGTCCAGAGGGTGCTAGTGTATAAACTGTTTGATAAATGACAAGCCCTCACTGGGTAGCTCAAAATTGAAGTCCAACATTTtgtgatgaaagaagttgagaatAGAGTATGCAGAGGCCATGTGGAGCCATCACATTTCACCTTACTAAGTGGATGACTGCTGAttgtaggtatttttaaaaattatttatttattcattcattcattcattcattcatttagagtgcatgagcagggggaagggtagagggaaagggagagagagaatctcaagcagactccccgatgagcttggagcccgacgcagggatTGATCTCctaaccttgagatcatgacctgagctaaaatcaagagtcagacacttaaccaactgagccaagcAGGCACCCCTGGTTgtaggtattttaaaaacagttttgtaTAGTTTGTTATAGCTAATGCTTTTTCTCAAAGTACAATTGTCTGGTCCAGCGAGCAGTTCTTATGATAAGGTACTGTTTAATTTCTCTTGAATGATTCACGTCAGCCTTCATGAAAAAAAGCAGCATGATGTGGTGGGAAAAGCACATACGTTGGACCTTGCAGACATAGGGCTGAGGTCCACCCATAACATAAAGGGACTTCGTGGGGTCAAAGAAATGTGTGGGAGTGCTGCAGCCAACTTAACTTTAGAAGGTCAAGAATCAATGACACATCCATACAGACAGGTTAATAAAACAAGAACTTTTGAGCAGAGAACCGCATTCTAATAATATATAAAAGGGGACACAATGGTTTCCAAAGTATGGttatcaagaaagagaaaatagatctGAAAGAAAGGTTATGATATGAGCAAGGGTCTGTCCTATCATGTTGGGGATTGTGGATGAGACAGTGAGAAATGTTTAAAGATGAAGTGGCCAATAAACTATGGACTTAATCTGTGGTTTCAAGACAGTTTGTCTCAGGGAAATGGAGGCAGGCCAGCATCagccataaaataaattaagtgaaGACTTCCTTGTCGTCCGGCGGGGAGTCACAAATCACATTGAGCCAAAAAGCAGCCAGTGTTTTCTGCAGTTACAAACAAAATGAATATTCCCATGCTACTGCCACATTCTCACCGGCGTTTCCTAAAAGGCCTTTTAAGAACACCTTTCCGTCGTTACCACTTCATCTTTCACTCAAGTACTCATCTCAGATCAGGAATCCCTTGTGCTCAGCCATTTAATTCTCTTGGACTCCAATGTACAAAATGGATGTTGTTGTCAaatggtttaaagaaaaaattatgtgtaCAAACAACCTTAAAGGAACACACAGAAGAACTTTCTGATAAAGAACAAAGATTTGTGGATAAACTTTATACCGGTTTAATCCAAGGGCACAGGGCCTGCTTAGCAGAGGCCATAACTCTTACAGAATCAACacacaagaggaaaaaagagtTAGCCCAGGTGCTTCTTCAGAAAGTATTAGTCTACcacagagaacaaaaacaaataaataaaggaaaaccaCTAGCATTTCGAGTGGGATTATCTGGGCCCCCTGGTGCTGGAAAATCAACCCTTTTTAGAGTATTTTGGAAAAATGCTTACTGAGAGAGGGCACAAATTATCTGTGCTAGCTGTGGACCCTTCTTCTTGTGCTAGTGGTGGATCACTCTTAGGTGATAAAACCCGAATGACTGAGTTATCAAGAGATATGAATGCATACATCAGGCCATCTCCTACCAGCGGTACTTTAGGAGGTGTGACAAGGACCACAAATGAAGCTATTCTGTTGTGTGAAGGAGGGGGATATGACATCATTCTTATTGAAACCGTAGGTAATTCGTATCTCTGCCAGAAATGGAGAGGGCATCACTGAAATGTGGGATAAGATGAGAGAGTTCCAGGACCTCATGTTCGCCAGTGGGGAGCTGATGGCCAAGCGGCAGAGGCAGCAGAAAGTTTGGATGTGGAATCTCATTCAGGAAAGCGTGTTAGAACATTTCAGGACCCATCCCACTGTCCAGGAACAGATTCCTGTTCTGGAATAAAAGGTTCTCAGTGGGGCCCTGTCCCCAGGACTAGCAGCAGATGTGTtgttgaaaacttttaaaagcagAGGCTAAGGAAATTTATCCTATGCAATGATTTTATATACCATTtcataaagtattttaatattaaaagtcacttgaatgcttaaaaaaataaattaagtgaaGTTTCAAAATACTTCTAATATGGGCAGCCAGACAGGAATAATCTCAAGTAGGACTACTCTCTAAAATACTTATCTAGTCTGCCAACTGTGGACATCAAATCCTTACTGCAGAATTCATCTTGCTGTAAAGTATAATTATAGTGGTaattgaaatgttcttttttttttaaattcagaacttTGGAAAGATGACAGGAGACACCATAGAATAAGTTAACAGGCaggtgacagaatgggagaaggtacaATGTTTAAAACTGACAAGGCATTAATATCTAGAACACAAAGGAACTCTAGACAAGTCaggaagaaaaggacagaaactcctaaaaaaaaaggGTGGTTCAAAGAAGACCAGGCAATTCCAAGAAGAACACTATGAATTTGGCTAACAAGCAtaagatttattttcctctttcgtCTCCCTCCTATAAGCACCCACTCTAATGAATTTGATACATCTTCTTAAACATGTCTGACAAAAATGTAGTTCTggatgtatatgtatttttaataatagtcCCATTCATGTCAGGTCACTGTAAATTGAAAGGATGCGATAACACCTAACATAAAAAGTTAAGCAAATATGGACAAATAGCACAATATGAAGAGTCGATGAAGAtgcagggaaaggagaagcatTTCTCGTAGGAGTGCAAATTGAATCAGCCATTTGGAAGGTGCTCTGGCAGGATGCATCGAAGTAAGTAGACATATCCTGGAAGATCCAAAATACCCCTGCTGGGTGTTTGCTTTCCAGAAAAACACACAAGTTCACAGGGCAGCTGGATAAGACTATTTGTGCAGTGGGTAGTCTGGTTGTTCATCACTACTGGGATGGGTGAGTGAAAAGAGGAGAACGTCTTctgtggaatactatgcagcagtCAGAGGCAgtgaaataaacataaatatggtTACATGCAAAGATCTCAGAAACAGtgcttagtaaaaaaaaaaacaaaaaagaaataaatagggcaagatataaaacataatacCATTTCTAGATTAAACATACATAATATAGACAGACTACGTTTGTGTCAGACATGTTTAAGAAGATGTATCAAATTCATTAGAGTGGGTGCCTATAGGAgggaaacaaaagaggaaaataaaatacaataagacAGCGTGGGCCAGTGGTTAAGTCAACTGTCTGGACTTGAAGCCCCTCACTCCCCAGATAAAGATGGCAGAAGTTGCTCGCAGAGAATGAATATTTACATAGTATGGGAAAATTGCCATATCCCATTTATTCTGTGGTCACCATCTGTGTAAGTAAGTACATAAGGAACAATACCAATGGCTCTATAAGAAACAGAAGAGTCATCTTTAAGTAATTAGTGAATACGTTTAATCAGGTCTGACTTAGGGCCTCCCTGCATCCGGGTTCTCTTCCTttgctgtctgtgttctg
The sequence above is a segment of the Zalophus californianus isolate mZalCal1 chromosome 2, mZalCal1.pri.v2, whole genome shotgun sequence genome. Coding sequences within it:
- the LOC113925418 gene encoding LOW QUALITY PROTEIN: methylmalonic aciduria type A protein, mitochondrial-like (The sequence of the model RefSeq protein was modified relative to this genomic sequence to represent the inferred CDS: deleted 1 base in 1 codon), with amino-acid sequence MNIPMLLPHSHRRFLKGLLRTPFRRYHFIFHSSTHLRSGIPCAQPFNSLGLQCTKWMLLSNGLKKKLCVQTTLKEHTEELSDKEQRFVDKLYTGLIQGHRACLAEAITLTESTHKRKKELAQVLLQKVLVYHREQKQINKGKPLAFRVGLSGPPGAGKSTFLEYFGKMLTERGHKLSVLAVDPSSCASGGSLLGDKTRMTELSRDMNAYIRPSPTSGTLGGVTRTTNEAILLCEGGGYDIILIETVGNSYLCQKWRGHH